The sequence TCTGAGCATAGTTAACTCAAACCATTCTGATTCTTCAAGCAGTGCATACCTGAACATCCTGTTCTTAACCATTATTATCTCCTATGCGATACAAATCCtcatattcaaccaaaaaactgaAAATTTTTGCACAAACAAACAGTTTTTGAGCAGCACAAACCTCATCTGAATGTCGTTTCCCAGCAACCGAAAATTATTATACTAGTACTTTCTTGAATCTTCAAATTCGTATTCTCTGTGAGAGtgaaagactccaaaaatcttcaaTCGCGATCAAATTTACCTTCAAATACATCCAAAATAAAACCAAATGCATTAATACAGTGAAGAAAATAGATTCGAagaagtatgtgtaagtaaaggttacacatctaattaacatgtgtaactaaaaattacacatctatttagcttgtgtaactaaaaattacGCATCCATACCAAAACACATCTATTCCATTACCACTGTCTTAACTGCAGCTGCACCAGTACCTGTAATGTTaactcctaacatacatctatctgAGCATCATTAACTCAAACCATTCTGATTCTTCAACCAGTGCATACTTGAGCTATATCACAACAATAACAACACCAGTTCATTCCAAACCAACGCCAAATCTGCATATGTACCATTTCACACTCCAACAGCTCTCTGTGAACTTTCATACTCTGAAATCAACACCTCCATAACCTGTAATTAGCAACAACAGCTTGTTCATAACCATTACTATCTCCTATGCGATACAAATCCTCATATTcaaccaaaaaaatgaaaaaatttagtTTTGGTATGGATGTATAACTAATATATACACAtcaatttagcttgtgtaactagaagttgcacatctaatttgcatgtgtaactaatatatacacatcaatttagcttgtgtaactagaagttacacatctaattagcatgtgtaacacatccatagtctgcgaatgctagttaaacgtgcaaacTTTCATGCATATAGCTTGTGTAATGTGCATTTAAACAGATGTAAAAGGGAAAatgagttaagtgaaaccattcGAGACCTATATCCAACTTACAGTGTCTAACACAACTCCAACATCCATACCAAACCTCTCAGCTTCATagcaaaacaccaccactaactccaaatACAAATTATCCATACTAAACCTCTTAGcttcataccaaaacaccaccattAACTAGCGGTTACACGAAGATAAGACCTTAGGTGTTTTGGAAGTAATTTCTCAACAATAGGGGTAGGAAAGTGCATGCAattgattttgtttgtttatcCTCAACAGTCATAGTATAAAAGATCACAGAAAGACAGTTGATAAGTTAacttagcatgtgtaattaggagttatacATGCACCTGACTAGTGTAATTGagaattacacatccatatatgacATGTGTGTCCAACAGTCAATGAAAACACATATGTAACTATAACTTACACAttcaattaacatgtgtaactcctaattacacatgtgtatacgcaagttacacatgcaatttggatgtgtagatgcaagttacacatgttgtgcATCAAAATTCTAAGACTCATACACTTGCACAGTAATTTCTAAGTATCAAGATATCCATACACATTAATGAAACAACACATAACATGTCATATTGCTATAAATTTGTACACAAAGTACatctattcataaaaatgttgaaaataaAGCAAGTTATCTCAAATTAGAAAGAAGGAATCGTCTTACTTACCACTGACTTTAGATCCTCCTCCAAAACTTCTCAAATACCACCACCGCTACCACTACAACCTCCTCATCTTCCACCAGAACCTGCATATCCACCACCAATACTATTGATGAACATTAGTACCCTCTACAGTTACTGATGACGACAAGtaatcaccatcaacaacaaaaacaacaatattCTAAATTCATACATAGATTAAAACTTGTTGATTCAATTAAAAACGAGAGAAATCTTACTGATTTTCATATCTTTTCCCATACGACGATTTCATTTCTGATgctgttgaagattttcttgattcAATTGTTGAATTTGCACAAAAAGTAAGTAATTAGGGTTAAAACGACATTGAAGAAATTcgattgattcaaaaaaaaaatcaggttcttcttcttctcagatctGGACAGaatcaattaaaatcaaaatcaaaaacctaatcaAAAATTGAACTAACAACAGTAAGAATGATTAACCTAATCAAAAACCTAATCCGAAATGATTTCTGCTGCTTCGAATCAACTGAAACTTAGATTCgattcaaaatcttcaaaaaaCCCAATCGAACAAAAGAAAACCTAACCCGATGCaacttgaaaccaacaaaaacctaGATTCAAATGAAATCTATTCAAAGATTGATTCGTATTGGTGATTAACTGATGATTACCTGCAAAATcgtctcgtcttcttcttcacagatCTAAAATCGCAGGAGCGGAGAGAGAAAAAGAATGCAGAAGAGAGCGAaagagaaatgaaaaatgaaaatatcttCTGGGATTCCTCCTGTATAAATATTAAAGGGTAGTtttgtcattattaaaattcgtaataattaattatgggctagATCTGAAGAAATATTGATATTCTGGGCCTATTAGTGTCATTTTATGAaaatatggagttgatagtggatgatccatttggtggggcttctatatgtttgaacccatatagtagggggttctagtatttttcacatgcCCAATTTCACGAGAGATGCTGCTGGTCACCGAGTGAGTCTCTTCGGCTCGCTTTTTCTAAGGATGCTAATGAGGGTACCATTTAACTTAGGGTGACCAACCCAAAGACAATTGTCTTTTTGTTCTATATGTATATCGGTGCGCCCCTAATCAAAACGGTATCCCCAATTAGCAGTCTTGGCTTTTTCGCTCCCACTAGcaaaaataacaacaaaaaaataaatcttaATAAAACCCCTTCTAGCCCAAAGATTAAAACCCTAAACCCCAAAACGTTAATTCCTCTCAGCCTCTGTGGAACCCtagcaacaaaaaagaaaatgaaaagagcAGCAGAGGGTGAACTTGTTAATAAATCGAAGGTATCTAAAGGTAATAATAATACCCCTGCTACAAAGAAGAACatgaagaggaggaataagaagaAGACTTTTAGCTCCTGTATAGAGAGTGCTCAGGTAGGTGGGAATCTACAGAAACAACAAATAGCTTCTCAAAAAGCACCAGACAGTAAAATGGATGAAATTCCTGTATTTGGAGATTTATTGAGTGAATTAGGCAAAGAAAATGATGGCAAGACAAATCCAAAATTATCAAGTGGAAATGATTCTCACCTGAGTCAGACTAGGTAATGTATTTGTTCTAACTGTGATCTCATTTTCATTTGATGAAAAGGAAAACTTACTAATATATGGTGAAAATTTGTTTTAAATATATTTGAATTCCATTGATGCTTTTATTGCTGATCCTtcgcttttttgtttttttttttgtttttttttggatgtCTGTAGATTTGATCAGTGCCCAATTTCTCCCTTGTCGTTGAAGGGAATAAAAGATATGGGATACGAGAGAATGACTACTGTGCAGGAGGCAACTCTTCCTGTCATTCTTAAAGGTTATATTTAATTAACATCTCCAGCTTATAACAATGAATCTCACCTTCTTAAGCAAATTTTGCAGCTTTATGGAGAGACttatttgtttttaaatttctcgATGAACGAGTGCATAAGCTTCTGTGGTTATAGTAACTGACGACCCAGACAGGGGTGTGTTTATATGTTTTGCTTGGACCTACCATATTCTTCACAGTCAGTATTTCATGATTCTCAAACCTACCATATTCTTGGACCTCTTTGGAATGTATATAATCTCAACTTAGTCGACCTGATACGTTTGGAAGACCAGGTGCAAATGAGATTTTCTCCATCAGTTCCACTTTTATCTCACCTCCAAGTTTCTGAATAGTTCTATTTCTCATTGCGATCTATTATGTGTTGCAGGTAAGGATGTATTAGCCAAGGCAAGGACAGGAACTGGAAAAACTGTAGCATTTTTGGTATTGAACTTGACCTTTTTGATCTCGATGAGATTGGCATTATTCTCAACTTTAGTATCCAGGCTCAAGATGTGAGACATCACAAAGTCTTATACTCATCTTCAAAATAACGATTCTAATTAAAATATCGATTGCAGCTTCCAGCAATTGAGAACATTTTAAAGTCAACTTCAGTGGATTGTAGTAGAAACGAGTTTCCTATTAGTGTGCTTATTATATGCCCAACAAGAGAACTGGCATGCCAAGTTGCTGCAGAGGCTATGAAATTGCTTAAGCATCATCCTTCTATCAGTGCTCAAGTTGTAATTGGAGGCACAAGCCAAGATACGGAGCGGAAACGTTTGTTGGGAAAGCCTTGCCAGGTAAATTCTTTGTTCGAAAAAGATTTATAGCATGCAAAATTAGTTATGACTATCCAGAATATACAGTTATTTTCCAGGGAAACTCTTCAGCGTAAGTTAGATCCTATGAGCATCCTTGGGTCAAAATTTTCATATAGCTGGTTTCTCGGTTAGGATCCGTCTAAGTTTGAATGCTAGGACTGAACTCCTTTTAATCTGCCGATGCCACGTGTACTCCCCCCACAGTACAGGTTTTACTCCTAACTAGGATAACTCAGTTAATGTTCTCTCAGGGAACTTTAACTGAGGATAGTAAAGATAAAATAACTGCTGAAGTGAAAACttgattcttgtataattctaaaTTCATCACACCTTGTCTCTCCTCTTTAGATTCTTATTGCGACACCTGGAAGGCTTAAAGACCATACTGTGACTACACCTGGATTTGCTACTCGCTTGAAGGGTGTAAAAGTGCTTGTTCTTGATGAAGCTGACCAATTATTAGGTATGGGATTCCAAAAGGACATCGAAAAGATTGTTGCTTCTGTTCCAAAACAGCGGCAAACACttctattttctgctactgttccAAAAGAGGTTTCATTCTATCATTACAACTTAACGTATCTTATATAAAAATGACTTGAGACAAAGCTCACAAAGTGTTATTGGCTAACAGGTTCATAATATCTGTCACATAGCTTTAAAAAGTGATCACGAATACATCGACACTGTTGATGAAGGTAGCGAGGAGACACACTCGCAAGTAAGATATCTATTCCCCCCCTTTTCTGTTAGTGATATAACCGTTCTGATTATAGTTATTTGAATTTGTTTGTGATTGTTTTAGGTTAGACAGACCCATCTAACTGCGCCACTCAGCGAACACTTTTCCGTTATATATAAACTTCTAAAAGATCATATTGCTGATGATGTTAATTATAAGGTATGTATGGAtgatttccagtttttttttctCTGTAGTTCTCAGTCTCAGGCCCTTAATTTGCTTGTGGAAATACTTTGGGTTTTCAAGAAACCTTTTtgctgttttatttttttatatttatgaAGGGTATTTATTATGGTTATTTGATGTGTGAGCTGCTGTTACGtcttgtaactttttttttttagttctcaAATGAATTACTGTTGAAATTGCAGGTTCTTGTATTCTGCACTACTGCAATGGTCACAAAGCTTGTAGCTGAACTCCTTTCTGACCTTAAATTGAACGTACGCGAGATTCACTCGAGGAAGGCCCAGAGTTACAGAACAAGGGTGTCTGATGAGTTCCGAAAGTCAACAGGACTTATTCTTGTGACATCTGATGTTTCTGCACGTGGAGTAGACTATCCTGATGTTACTTTAGTAATACAGGTATTGCATCCTCTTAAGTAATGTGTAAAGGTATCCAAAAATTTAAACTTTTCCGAGTGACTGAACATGGTAGTGTTATATTTAGAATTGAATATTCAACTTAATCAGAAGCTAGATTGCATATAAGTCGACCCCAGATCTGCTAAAGAATTAGGTGTTGGTGTAACCAGTGCTGAATACTCGCAATTCATTTGTCGGAATATACTTAAAatagaaaagttttagatttGATATTATTCATTGATGGCAAAGACTGTTGAATCTTCCTATTTTGTTAAACTGATACAATGTGAATCGGTTAACATTAGGTACTAATTTGATTAGGTAGTTGTCATGTGTCCTTCATGTTATTATGTGCTTTTCCCATTGAGTCAATCTCAAAATTTTGAATAGATATGAGGTGattatctttgttatttattCTAAAAACACTGCTTGGAAGCACCTGTGCAACCATTCTTCATGACTGGAATCAATATTTTGTCCCTATTATCCAGTGCCATCTTGTAACTTTTACTAAGCAGCGTAGCCTGACTGCAGGTTGGATTACCCTCTGATAAACAACAGTACATACATCGACTTGGTCGAACAGGTCGCAAAGGTAAACAAGGGCAAGGAATACTGCTGCTGGCTCCTTGGGAGGAATTCTTCTTATCTAATTTGAGAGATTTATCATTAATAAAAGCTTCAGTGACGTTGATTGATCCCGACTCAAAGAAAAAAGTGAGTATGAATATCCTAGTTATGTTTCAGATACAGAATGGTAACCAATACAAATCTGGAATTTTTGTGTAAGATTGTTTTACAGCAATTTTTTGATTGTGGGATGACTGAAATGTGGCCCCCTGAAGTTCCACTTTTGAAGTTTCTTTACAAACGCAATGCACCCTAGAAGAATAAAAAGATGACTATAAAAGCATTTTGATTTATCACGAGAACATCTCATTGGTGTTTCTACTACACTCTCTTGCGGAAATGAGTGCTAAACACCAATTGTCCATTGCAGGCTGCTAGTCCAGTCAGAGTGACTAGAGTCCTTGATTTCAATCAACCAGGGTTTTGTGTCTCAGATTTTAGATTTTCCATCTAAAACATCCATCACATTATGAGCAACTGGACGTTGTTCTAACATAGTCAATGTTAGTATAGCATGAACCCCTCACACCTCATTTGGTGTTCAACTTGACATCAGGTTTCTGTGCTGAGATTTTCTTTTCCTCAGCAGGTAGAACAGGCGGTGTCCCGGATTGATATGAAAAGCAAAGAGGCAGCATACCAAGCATGGCTCGGGTACTACAACGGAAATAAGACAGTGGGCCGTGATAAATGCAAGCTGGTCGAGCGTGCAAATGAGTTCAGCAGGAGTATGGGACTTGATACCCCTCCAGCCATCCGAAAGGTCGTCCTTGGCAAGATGGGATTAAAAAATGTTCCAGGTCTTAGATCTTATTGAATGAAGAGATCAAGGCAAGTTTCTAGCGGATCGTCACCACCTGAATTCTATATGTTCCCATTCTCAACGTTCACATTTtgttacatttttatttttttgatacacCAACTTCACATTATGTGTAGTGACAATGCTTGATATATTGAACTTATATTTGTTCTTGTGAGGTTGTTTATATTCCAATCTCCCAGTTCCTTAATAAACCAATTTTCAAAATGGCAGTTTCTTTTCCCTCTCATTATCGATCTTAATTATAGCGTTTGCCTTAAATGTTGTCAGccaatattcatttttttttaaattattttaaaGGCTGTAGCATAACTCGTGAGCAAGTTCTCCATTTTAATGAAGaggatttatctttttttttcgttgaagcatgaaatttTATTAACTGCTAAAGGGCTATTACAAAGTGGTACGTGATACCCGTAAGATCGAATACAGTTGGACAGATAAGCggagaaataataataacatgGTATTGAATCATAATGCAAGTAGCATTCTCCAGATTTAAATTGCAGCGGTTGTCGTTGGAATTAGCGAGGATGAGTTCGTCAAGGCTTCGCAGAGCTTCGACGAAtgttttccacaagaaaaactgTGTTTTTGACGGACGTTGTGTCGAGAGGAACTTGGTTGTTGGTGCTGTGGTTCGTTGCAATTGATCTGAGATGCTGGTTAGGCTTTTGTCTCCAGATGTTGAGGAGTACTGCTCAATTGATTTCTGCCAATCTTCTTGTTTAACGGCTTTATCCATGACTTCAAACTGCGTTTTTTGGATTTGATTGTGTGTTGAAGTAGAATCCAATCTCTGCCCTCAAAGGATGAAGCTAATAGACATTACTACTACTAAAGTGAAGCTAATAAACACTACTAATACAGAACTTACTACAAGTACTAAAACTGAAAACTAAAAAATACAAGAAGGGTTACAATTAGGTCTTATGATTGTTGCTGAAGTACAACTTTGCTTAAATGTAGACACAACTAAATTGAGAAACAACTTGTCGAGTTCACCAGCCGATTCGCATACCAATTAGGTCTTATGATTGTTGCTGAAGTATATAATGGAGCTGAAGTTGTGATACCATATTAGGATTTTAACACTCATATAAATCAACATGTGAAGGTGTTGATGATGGAGTTTGCAGAGAAAGATATGTCACCTCGATCAAGACTTACAAATGAACTAAAAATCTTAAAAGAGAACCAGAGTGAAAGGATGGCTTGTCACAGGTTCCATTAATGATGGCATTAACGCTTGTACGAGGTTATTGTGAAGCTGAAGATTAGTACTATCAATCTTTGATTGAGAGATGGAATTGAAATTCATTGGCTGAGATTCTGATTATGATGCAGAAGTAAAACTATgcttgggaatgaaaaacatgaaGCTATTTTGTATGGGAACACTGATTAAGGCGCAGAACTATTTCCCAGAGACTAACAAGGATAAAAACAGATCATGAAAGGCCTCCATGAAGCTATAAGGACTCAATtgataccaaaaacaaattacatGAGAAACATCAGAACCTTGGAGAGAAACTAATATACGAAATCAAGAGAATCATTGCATAACAACTTTGAAATTCAAAATCACAAAGAACTTTGTAACACAACACAAAAAACACAAGGCAAGGAGATGAGACTAAAGGACAGGACACCACCAACAAACTAAAGCAAAAGACTTTGACTGAAAATATCTGGTGGATTAAAATTGACTTTCGATTTTCAAAACACGTTCATATAAGAAAACAAGCAGGTAATAAAGATATTTCACAAGCCCAGGAGAGGTTATGCAGGAAAGCAAACAACAAACACGAAAGAAATAAGGTTCTACAGACTACACAAAACCAACAAGGAAAGGCAATTGAGTATGGAATATCACGTGCAATAGAGGCCTAACAGATCAAAGTTTAGATAAATAAAAAGGTAACTTTTGGTTTATCATGTGAGGTAAGCATGGAAATCAAAGGTTTCCACAGGGGTAGAGAAATCAAAAGTTAAAAATCAGTAAACTCTAGGCAAACTAGCAAGTGAGATTTACTGAGAACATCTAACACCATGATATGATAATAGGTATGATGATAATAGCCAAAGAATGTTCCTTCATTGATTTCGACTATGAGATTGAGGTGATACCAACCTAAAAATTACCTCGAATTTGAACAATGAATAGATTATTGCATCTGTGAACCTGGGTCAGATAGGTTGTCGATGGAGACCGCATCCGATAAAACTCAGACGAAAATCCATATCTCTCCGAGCAGTAtcaaaaattaggttaaaatcctaGGAAACAAGTAGGGTATCAAAATAAACATCAATCAAGCAACCTAATTAAGTTAGAAGACCGATGAATCGAGGATTTAGTAAAAGATGATCGCTAAATCCATGGCGgttgttttagggttttgttgatgAAGGTGTAGGTTGAGTTATGGATTTTGGTTTACTATCTCTGTTATTTCTCTAGAAGATTAGATCGAAGCCGAGATATGAAGATTAGGTTTGATACTGCTCAGATCTAAGAAGATGAGCAGTTAAGGTTGCCGGAAATAGATTTTCCTCCCTGCCGGAAATCGCGTGTTTAGAGAGGAGAGAGATGACCTAGTTGATATT comes from Papaver somniferum cultivar HN1 chromosome 7, ASM357369v1, whole genome shotgun sequence and encodes:
- the LOC113298984 gene encoding DEAD-box ATP-dependent RNA helicase 31-like isoform X2: MKRAAEGELVNKSKVSKGNNNTPATKKNMKRRNKKKTFSSCIESAQVGGNLQKQQIASQKAPDSKMDEIPVFGDLLSELGKENDGKTNPKLSSGNDSHLSQTRFDQCPISPLSLKGIKDMGYERMTTVQEATLPVILKGKDVLAKARTGTGKTVAFLLPAIENILKSTSVDCSRNEFPISVLIICPTRELACQVAAEAMKLLKHHPSISAQVVIGGTSQDTERKRLLGKPCQILIATPGRLKDHTVTTPGFATRLKGVKVLVLDEADQLLGMGFQKDIEKIVASVPKQRQTLLFSATVPKEVHNICHIALKSDHEYIDTVDEGSEETHSQVRQTHLTAPLSEHFSVIYKLLKDHIADDVNYKVLVFCTTAMVTKLVAELLSDLKLNVREIHSRKAQSYRTRVSDEFRKSTGLILVTSDVSARGVDYPDVTLVIQVGLPSDKQQYIHRLGRTGRKGKQGQGILLLAPWEEFFLSNLRDLSLIKASVTLIDPDSKKKVEQAVSRIDMKSKEAAYQAWLGYYNGNKTVGRDKCKLVERANEFSRSMGLDTPPAIRKVVLGKMGLKNVPGLRSY
- the LOC113298984 gene encoding DEAD-box ATP-dependent RNA helicase 31-like isoform X1, giving the protein MKRAAEGELVNKSKVSKGNNNTPATKKNMKRRNKKKTFSSCIESAQVGGNLQKQQIASQKAPDSKMDEIPVFGDLLSELGKENDGKTNPKLSSGNDSHLSQTRFDQCPISPLSLKGIKDMGYERMTTVQEATLPVILKGKDVLAKARTGTGKTVAFLLPAIENILKSTSVDCSRNEFPISVLIICPTRELACQVAAEAMKLLKHHPSISAQVVIGGTSQDTERKRLLGKPCQILIATPGRLKDHTVTTPGFATRLKGVKVLVLDEADQLLGMGFQKDIEKIVASVPKQRQTLLFSATVPKEVHNICHIALKSDHEYIDTVDEGSEETHSQVRQTHLTAPLSEHFSVIYKLLKDHIADDVNYKVLVFCTTAMVTKLVAELLSDLKLNVREIHSRKAQSYRTRVSDEFRKSTGLILVTSDVSARGVDYPDVTLVIQVGLPSDKQQYIHRLGRTGRKGKQGQGILLLAPWEEFFLSNLRDLSLIKASVTLIDPDSKKKQVEQAVSRIDMKSKEAAYQAWLGYYNGNKTVGRDKCKLVERANEFSRSMGLDTPPAIRKVVLGKMGLKNVPGLRSY